GTTATCTGGAGGTCTTCTTCTCGGCCCTCTTGTCTTTGGCCTGCGTCTCCTCCGTGGTCTTTTCTCCTAAGAGCACCTCCTCCTCTGGATGCAGCTGACTCCTCCTCTggctctcctcacagctctgcacctcctcctgaTACACTTCCTGCTcctgcatctcctcctcctcctggtgcaCCTCCTggtacacctcctcctcctcctggtacacctcctcctccacctggcacacctccttctcctgcacctcctcctcctggtgcaCCTCCTggtacacctcctcctcctcctggtacaCCCCCTCCTggtacacctcctcctcctcctggtacaCCCCCTCCTggtacacctcctcctcctggtacacctcctcctcctcctggtacaCCACCCCCTCCTGGTACACCTCCTCCTggtacacctcctcctccacctggcacacctccttctcctgcacctcctcctcctcctggtataCCCCCTCTTGGTACACCCCCTCTTggtacacctcctcctcctcctggtacacctcctcctcctcctggtacacctcctcctcctggtgccTGCGCTCCAGGGTGGCTCGTAGCCTCTAGCATCACAGAGCAGAGTCACAACACGAGGCTACTGGCCACGGTGTTTGTCTGAACACTGCATTCAGAGTTAGGAATTTTGTCAGTTGACACACTTACCTGGGCCTCCTCAAACAGTGTGTCTCCCTTTGACTGAAACTCCTTCATCTCTTCCATGACCTGCATGAGGGAGGCAGTGCATCGGTCCAATTTGGCCTCCTCAGCTAAAAGAACGCTCTTTTAGAACGTGGAAAGAGAAACGGAATACTTgaagaaaaaggaaaagatCAAAGACATCCACGATTAGCAACTCCACCAATTAGTGAGTGTGCAGAGAGCACAAGCCTGTACCTCCAGCCTGGGAAGGTTGTTTTCATTCACCATGACCCACTCTTCTGCCCTCTGCAgggccctctcctccctcagcacctgtggagcagaggcagggcttttattttgaaagtggAACGATAtagttgttgttattgttgtggtGTGGACTTTGCTATTGTTTTAAATATAGATTGATTCTTAAAATTATATCTTTTGTAGCTCTAGTTGTCGTTATCGTCCTTGTTGTGAACGGGTCTGTAGGATGGTTGTGTACCTTCATGTTGAGCCGGTCGCGTTTCTTCCTCAGTTCTGCGTTTTCTGTCTCCTACGTGGGTTGCAAGACCACAGAGCGTTGTGACTAAGCATTTAAAACAAGGTGCTTTCACTCACGTCTACCCAGTCTGACATGGAAAACTAGCTTAGCATTTccattcaataaaaaaaatacattattctttttttctacACCATTGAAAGACAATTTGTATTCATATGTTCGTATGTTTGTAGTTATACTTTGTAGGTATACTTCAAGTAATACTTTTCAGCATGGGTTAGTACTGAGTCATTAGTGAAGCAGAAGTGTCGAGGCATATGGTATGTCTCACCAGGGCATGGATCCTCAGGTGCAGATTGTACTGAGTCAGGACCAGGGGGTCAGTCATGTCAGGGACTGAGGTTGAAGCTGTCACTGGGTCAGCCAGACGAGGTGGCCCACAAGGCCTGGGGCGCAAGCCCATAGTAGGAGGAACAACAGCACCATCACAACACAGGGACATCTCAAAACCACCAGTAGCTGGTACCAGAATAAACCCGCCCAGTTTAAAAGAATTAATCTTATTGGATGATATCGGCTGTAGGAATGATGGCTTGTGGCTTTTCCGTGAAGAGGTGCTGTTGGCTGCAGGGTCCTAAACTCAGTACTTAAGGAAGGTGTTGACTACTTGACAGTGTTTTGGTTTCAATGTTGCAGTCAGAGCTACGTTACCGTGGAAACCAATCAACTTGAACATGAATCTAGaatctgatttgttttgaattGAGCACTGCAACTACaatgacaaaaaaacaacaaatctcAGCATAGAATAATAATGGATTGTATTCTGTTCAATTCATGTTATGTGCAGCAAGTCAAAGTACAAAGTAaatcacacccacaccacacgcGGTGTCCAATATATCTGGATGCCTATCCATACATTTATTGTTTTGGTGTCAGTCATCTGTTCTTTCATGCACACCCTCCATTTGTTTATAAAAAAATGACTGTCACACTTTTCTATCAGCGGTGTAATATGATAGCAATATAACAGCAACACTACCATACAATTGTATGACATTAACTTCAGTACATGTACCACAAGCGAGCAGATTACCAAAAGGAAAGCACCACTACATAAATGAGCATAAATGTTCAAGGGAATTGTTGTATTTACTACCACTGTTCAACAAGCTGCACTGCCATTTTGAGCAAACCTAGTCGAAAACAGGCTTATTGGACTAATCACTGAGCATGTGAAGTGGTTTTAATGTGGGTAGTTAATATATTCCCAGCTTTTTCAGAACACGTCACATTGTTATCAAGCTTTTGTGGTTTGAATAGTAAACAAGAATGAATTTGTGCCAAATCACCCAGGTCAGTTTTAGAATACTACGTTAGACGGTATTTGTGTGGATACTGCAGGATGGGGTTAACTCATTTTTCAAGTCGATGCTATCTCAGGTTATAACTCTAAAGTCGCTTTtaatatttataataataatatagatAAACAATTTGCAGGAAGTATGTGTCATTACGTAAGTGCACATATAACAAAAACATGTCAAGATCCAGCTTGATCTTTTCCTAAGAAGGGGCGTTTCAGACATACAGGAAATGCCAGTCCAGATTCCAGGTCAAACAAACATTCATCACATCTCAGCTTTAGTGACTAACATGTTTACCGAAACAATAAATTCACCACATCCTATGTTTTGATTGATACATAACTGTTTTGTCATTTCGGAGACGTATGTTTGCTGTATGGATTGGATTCCGTTTGTAGATAAcgggaaacaaaacaacgggaTGTCCAGACCTTCTGTTGAAGTAGCAGACAAAAGCAGAGGTGATCTGTGAGGCATGGTTTGTGAtggaggaaagggagaaggtGATCTGCCCAGCACCAGAGTACAGTCCAGCACCAGACTACAGTCCAGCACCAGATTACAGTCCAGCACCAGACTACAGTCCAACACCAGACTACAGTCCAGTACCAGAGTACAGTCCAGTACCAGATTACAGTCCAGCACCAGACTACAGTCCAGCACTAGACTACAGTCCAGTACCAGAGTACAGTCCAGTACCAGATTACAGCCCAGTACCAGAGTACAGTCCAGTACCAGACTACAGCCCAGTACCAGAGTACAGTCCAGCACCAGACTACAGTCCAGCACCAGATTACAGTCCAGCACCAGATTACAGTCCAGCACTAGTAGAGCTGCAGAGTGTCCTTTCCTCCACAATTCCAGACGGGGGCGTCAAAGTGGGCCTGACTGACTATCCACAGCCCCAGTGTccgggggggtgtggggggggggggggggggggggggggtgaacttgAAGGAAAAAACTGACAACCAAaatggggagagatggggaaccAAAATGGaatcaacttttttttatcagCGTCCCTGCTTCCAGATATTTAGGAATGAAATTGTGTGCACAGCTCAGAGCATTGTCCGTTTTCTCTGGCCTgtgaagtgtctgtgtgttcaaggGCCACACCTCAGCAGGGCGACTCCACGTAGTCGTTGTCGCGCCGCGGGTGGAAGGGCGCCGCTAGCGAGCGGCTGATGACGATGACCCGGGGCGTGAGGCAGTCGTCTCGGCGGTGCAGGATGTTCCAGATGAGCATAGCTGCAGCCAGGGTGGCCAGCAGACAGGCGGCGATGTCCACGTAGCACGAGTAGGACAGATGAGTGTACGGACCGATTCTGTAGAAGGTCACCAGGCCGATCACCAGCACGAAacctggtgagagagagacagagacagagagagacagagagagagacagagagagagacagagagagacagacagagaggttcATTCAGGAGCTGTCGTCAAAATCGAGTCACATTGTATTAGTATTGCCCTTTTTACGAGCAATGTTACAGAGGgtttcacatatgcccatagaactgcaacTACACACATGAATTAAGTACGCATTATCCTCATTACATACACCCATTACTAATATGACAATGTTTAGTTACTTCACCTGTGGTTCTGTATTTCATTTTTGATACAGTAGCAGGTGGTGAGGTTCGTTAGAGAGTCCTTCAGATGTTAAGTGTTTATTATAAAGGTTTCCACCCCTATCGTGTCCATGCTGATGTTCTTGTATCAGTGATGTGATAGAAGTTCAAAGCCCTCTGTGAGGGGTCTTTGACTGGAGTTTCCTCTGACGGTGAACTTCAGAGATCTCAGGATGAAAGTGTTCCTCGGTGTATAAATATCACTTAATCCGTGCTTCTCAGAACTACCACCACAATAACATTtgagagccaatcaaatgaGGTTCTGCTGTGTCTAGCCTTGGGGTAGAACATCCTTGGTTTCCATCATTCCATCATTGGTTTGCTCTGTAATCCTGTTTTTGCAGTCCACAGTAGCACAACGTCTGGTTTAAGGACTCTCATTATCTCTCAGAATCGATTGGTCGTTGCTGGTCAAGAGAAACTTCTGTTCACAGATCCCGGTGAGATCAGGAGCCGGTCAGTAGTTTAGCAACAAAAAACTGGTCAAAGAGACGTTTTTCAGAGTTACCGGTAGAAGTATAGGAACCATAAATACTCCCCAGAAACGGAGGGATGTTGAGCCAGTAGGATATGAATCAGTTGGTTTCCTCTACCTTACCAGAGCCAGTGCTCTGGCTGTGTTCTtcaaatagtgtgtgtgtgtgtgtgtgtgtttccctctcAGCATTAGTTAGGTGCTGTCTATTGTTCATGTGGTTGTGCCTGTGGTTCACAATgtaagcttgtgtgtttgtctgactgAATaagtgtctgtctccctgcctgtctgtcttgctgtgtgtctgtgtgtctgcctccatgcctgtctctctgcctgtgtcctGTGGTTGCGTGCAAGAGTGAGCTTGTCAGTCTGCATCAGTTTAACCTGCCTGACTCCTTTTCTAAGAATGACCAGTCTCTCTCGTGGTTCCAGGCTGGGTGGGCTGTGTGAACCCTCGTTTTGGCACAACTTAATCTTTCTAACTTCCttccccttcttcctctttccatccttccttccttccctcctctccacaccccCTGTTTGAGGTTAACATATTCAGTGAACCTTTCATATTATCCACCAAGAGAGTCTGACCTTCATAAAAGACAATGTAAACCCACCTGGTCTCAAACCACGTCCTGAAAATCCACTGGAACGGCCTTATCTTTATAGCAGAGATAACGGATGATAGTCAGGTCATAGCTAGACCATTCCCATTCCTTTTATGGTCTCTAAATCTTTTAAAATACCCAGACCGTTGAAGCGTCTAAGCCAATCAGTAACGCTCTCCAGCTGTGCTCGGTCAGGCTCAGTCCTGAGGCTGCCTCTGCTCACATTCCTTGACTTCTCAGCCCCAGTGCTTCGACTAGTTTTCTCCCCCTCCAAGGACGAGCACATATTTCAGTCTGTATTGTTCTTCTTGGAAGTGCCCATTGCCTGTTGTGCATAAGACAGACACAATAGCCCAAGGCCACGACTTGGGCACGGCGCCCACCGCATAATCCACCAAATTCCCCTCACTCCTTACTTAAAAGCATCGGAGTGTAAATGTGTTCCTCCAACCTCCATGGATCCGTGACCTATGACCTACCAAGCTCTGTTTGTTGAGCCAGACATTCCAGAGtcgttggagaggagagaaacttCCAGCACTGAGACAATCCAGACTTAGACCTGGATCCAGTGATCATATCACTGAATGGAATTGGATTTTGTTATTTCACTGTCTGCATGTGATAGCTGAGGTTTTTCTGGCTAGGGTCCGAAAATGAAAATAGTCCATTCCTGAGAAAGAGGCTGCTAGGTAAAAATAACTCCATTCATTGAGGGCCCAGGCTCATTCACTGACTCAGGGGGGGAGCTATGAGGGATGAACTGCGGAGCGATTGAGGTCTATGAAATGATCAATCCTCAGGAAATGAATTTCTTATGTATAGATGAAGTGAGAGCAGGGCTGGTGCTGGAAAATCACTGAGCTCGCTAACAGACAGCTGAGCCTTGGCCCgttactgactgtctctctaccAAGACTCTGGCTAGCTGTCTTTGCATTCACGGTCTTAAAACACAGCTACAATCTCCTCCACATTCAGTTATCAAGGATCTTACTGCTTATCACCAGTCTGGAAAAAATTCAAtagttattttaaatatagAATCAACATTGTAAATTTAGAAATGTAGTCTTATTCACCACAGTGACTTAAACACGCTTGGCAATGTGCACAATAATATATTCCTGTGCAGATTTCCTGGTGTCTGTCAAACGTCCTAAATATAATCATGTGCTTCTCCAAATACGGTAAGACATTCCCAGAGTGCCATATCGGTAAAAGGAATATGTCATTTTTTTCCAAAGAGCAACGTATTTTTAGAGATTGGGGAAgtaggtgtgtacctgtctCATTAGTCATGTCTCTATTCTTACCTAATGTCAACATGTTTGGAGGGCGTTTTAGGTTCAATTTTTGTCTGTTTATGAAAATAGCTGAGTGTGGTGACTGAGTGAGTAACAGGATATTAAGGACTTATTTTTACATCATATGAAGACACCCTACATTGACAGGGCAGATTAGTATGCCATACGCCTAATTATTATTAGGCGAATCTCTCTCGCTCATACTTGGTCTCAATAAACTGTATGACCATGAATCAATCGTTTGGGTCGACCTCTTTATCTAGAACCTTCAGATAAAGACCTTGACCAGGATGGCTTTGCGTGCAGAAGAAGCTAGGTTTTTATCAAATGTTTCTGAGGGGACTCTTTCTTAACCCCTGTTCCTAGAGATGTTGTAAACACAGGCATGAAAGCCATCACAGCTTATCAGCACGGCAGCTGCTCCGACTGTGTACGAGAGGACcacccaacaaacacacacactctcatacgcAACACACTTAggaccccatacacacacacattccccccccactctccctacacacacagtccctgtcGAACTGTCTTTTGCGtccgctccccctccccccgtctttTCTCTTGCGGGGGGTTTGCATAACAGGTAGTCGCAGGCATTTCCTCGTCCTGAGCAGGGATATCCTGGCGCCCGACAGTCGCTCTCTGGCTCGCTGCAGCTCCGGTCCGACAGCACAGACGAACCCGTCGCTAAAtttagctccccccccccccccccccccccccccccccccccccccccccccccccccccccccccccccccccccccccccccccccccccccccccctgtgcctGGCCGTGCCACAATGCTGCCCAGCGCCAGACGCCTCCTAAACAACACGCCGCAGAGCCACTAAGACACAACGCCACACCAACCCAACAGGGGGCACTGGGGCAGACCACGCCCACCCTGACCTACAGCCCACTGGGATAGATAAGGGAGGAAGGACAGGGAGGtgcagagagggggtgggggggtcggcTTGCCAAcagtcacacactcatactAACAATGCTATTCCTGGTGGTTCTAAGCTTTAATTGACTTTCTTAGACAATTCCGTCTTGGACTGATAAGGCCTTTCCTGGTTTTCCTTTTTTCCCCATTTTACTCTGAGTTTGATTTGTTTGGTCTTTCTGGGGATTTATTGACATGTCTTTTTCCTGGCCCAGTCTCTTAACTCCGCCTGCTTTCTGTCAGTGGGAACCCGCTGGGAGAGGGGCTCTTTATTGTTCAGTAGCAACAGTATTTCCATTTTCGGATGTAGGAGAGGAACTGTGTGTTGTGAAGTTGCATTCCAAAAACACTCGCTTAATGCTTACCTGACTTATTCGACATGTTTTTTACGAAAACCCTCTAATGGAAGGTGTACGTTTTCACTAAGTGCCGCGTGTAATCTTTTTACTGCAGTTCTCACTGTTGCTttttttcgtgtgtgtgtgtgatttcatTCAGCCTGTCTGCTCACCTTTCTGCTTTTGCTTGTTGTAACTGGTGTTGACAACAACCCACCGTGTCTCTCTGGTGATGTAATGAGCGCTAGTGTCGTTTGGATCAGAACAGAGCAGTACGGACAACACCAGACTACACCACGAGTGTAGGCGGAGCTACGGAACAGGAGATGAGACACGGTTGTGGGCAGGTTGTGGAGTACAGATCCTGCTGACGGGGGTGTTGGTGATACTCACTGGCCAGCTGGAAGAGGGCGGCGATGGCTTCCTCCCACCACTGGGAGTCCTGGGTGATGAAGGGCAGCTCCATCAGGCCCAGCAGGAAGATGAGCTGGCCCGCCGTCAGAGCTACGGTGGCCATCAGGTTACAGGCCCGCATCATGTCGAACTGcactgcaggaggggggggggggggggttaggactTGACCCTGAACACCTGACAGAGGTCATGACCCTTCTGAGGTCAAACTGAAGGTCTACTATGTATATAGAGCCCAATAAATGAATGAACTATGAGAGCCAGTGCAGATAGAAGTTGCAAATATGGCAAATGCTTGATTTTGGTAGAATTAGAATGCAAGGAGTTATACCAATTGAAAAAGTTAATAGAATGTTCTGTACATTctttcaattatttatttatttaggacCTATATTTACCCCTTAATGCGTAATACAGTCTAATTATCTAGAGAGAAAACAGTAACTGTAGCTataacattttacatgtatccacacacacacatacacacacacacaatcatatatCTGAGATGAGAGGTGCCAATGAGTGGAACTAAATCCTTTGGTTCATGGCAGGCCAACTGGGTCTGCTGAAAGCTCCAATTCATCATGATGTCATCATGATGTTGGGGCTATGATGTTAGAGATCAGGTTACAGTGTTGGGTTAACCCACTGTGACCTGCAGGGTTTCATGGAAATGATCCATCATTGTCAGCAGACAGTAAACTGGAGGTCCTCCTGCTCAAGCCCAGTGTGTCATTTATccatcacatacacaccaagAGATCATCTCTGGGGTTTAGGTCATCGCTATACATCTTCCATAGACAAAGGATTTCTCACAGTTTTTGGGGGGCAGGTTTATACGAGAAATATACAATTCAAGCTGTGTTAAGCAGGGTTACTGTATCGACCTTTGTTTTGATTCGATTGCAGCAACGGTGTGAATTCATACATCTCTTTGAAAACcaacactcccccccacacacacacacacagatactctccgcctactcacacacacacaccccacctctcctccacacttACGTTTCACCGAGGTGCGGGACTCCTGGTACCCTGCGAACTCGGAGCCCCATCCCAGGCcctcacactgtctctgtccctggcccctcctccccGCCCCGGGGTCCTCGCGGCCCCGCTCCCCCCCGGTGGGACACATCCTCCACAGCCCCACGCTGCGCTTGCGTCCGTCCTCCAGGGCTTGCAGCACCCAGCTGGGGGTGAAGGCCGCCACGTTGTTGAGGACCAGGGACAGCAGGGCCACCGCCACCGCCGCCACTACCAGCCTCTGCACGGCCATGCGCTGGGTGGTcgccacctctccctcccctctctcctcctccgcgtACCGCTGCTCCTCGCCGGCTACAGCGCCGTCGGTGCCCGTGGGCGGGAGCGAccggctctcctcctccaccacctcctcctccacggccACTGAGCTAGCAGCGACGGCTGACTCCTTGGTGCAGCGCTGGacgtggggggagagggtgggccAACGGGTGGTGTGTTGCGGCTCAGCTAGAGAACATCTCCGTTCATCCTCATTCAGGAGGGATGGTGTCGGTGGAGTCGTCTCAGCCTTCCTCCTCGGACTGCACGGTGGGCAGGAGTGGGTTAATCCTACAAACACCTGGGTCCATTCCACTGGCTTGGACCGGCTGCAGCTTGGCGCTCGAAGATCACTCCCGTTCTCCCTCCTTGTGTTGTCAGTCTTCTCGTCCGACGCTCCCCCTCTCCGACACTCTTTTTCCGCTTGGTTCTGCAGCCAGGGTTGAGCTTCTCTGGGTCGATCGTATCCGT
This DNA window, taken from Hypomesus transpacificus isolate Combined female chromosome 13, fHypTra1, whole genome shotgun sequence, encodes the following:
- the tmem204 gene encoding transmembrane protein 204, with the translated sequence MAVQRLVVAAVAVALLSLVLNNVAAFTPSWVLQALEDGRKRSVGLWRMCPTGGERGREDPGAGRRGQGQRQCEGLGWGSEFAGYQESRTSVKLQFDMMRACNLMATVALTAGQLIFLLGLMELPFITQDSQWWEEAIAALFQLASFVLVIGLVTFYRIGPYTHLSYSCYVDIAACLLATLAAAMLIWNILHRRDDCLTPRVIVISRSLAAPFHPRRDNDYVESPC